The Streptomyces sp. M92 nucleotide sequence GCGGGAACCAGGACGACGGTCTCGTAGACCATGGTGGTCTGGGCGGGGGCGGCGCGGACGTCCCCACCGCGGCCTCTTCGGTGACGGCTCCGGGCCGGCGGCTGCGACTCAGCCCGGTCGTGGCCCGTGTCGATGACGGACAAGGCGATCCCCCCACCCTGTTTTCTTCTGAGATGACACACCCACTCCCTGTGGGCAGTGCGAAGGCGCTTGTGAAGATACCGCAAGCATGTCCGACTCCTGAGTGGTTGAGCAGGTCACTACTTGTAGGGGTATCCAGCGCAAATTGGACATGGCGTTAGACCCCCGTTATCCGTCATCGGTTTGTGAACCCAAGCAATTCAGGCAATCACGGCAGGGGTTGTGCTATTTCGGCGTGATGAAGGTCACTGCCGTGACGGGATGGGGTTGGCTGTGAGGGTGAGGTGAGCGTGTGCCTAAGATTCGCACGACAGTCGGCCGTCGAATCCGGGGTATTTCGTGTCCCATCGCAATAAATCATCTGGTAAAGGGCGAAGTGCCCTTATCATTGTGTTTGTGGTGGTCCTCCTGGCCGCCGCCGGTGCGGCCGCCTATCGATGGTGGCCGTCGGACGAGGAGTCCACGGCCCTGACCGTCCGCTACCGCACCGAAGGTTCGACGGTGACGGACGCCGCCAAGCCGTGGCTGGAAGTCGTCAACACGTCGGGCAAGGCGGTCGACCTCGCCGACGTCACCGTCCGGTACCACTACACCGCCGACGACGGCGCCCAGTTCGCGGCCAACTGCGTGCAGACGTCCCTCGACTGCTCCAAGGTCACCCTGCGCACGGCCCCCGCGCAGAAGGCCGGTCCGAAGGCCGACCGCTATCTGGAGATCGGCTTCACGGGAGAGGCCGGCACCCTGAAGCCCGGCGGCACGACCCAGGCGATCGGGCTCCAGCTGTACCGCGTCGACGACAAGAAGCTGGACCAGGCGGACGACTACTCGTTCGACGCGGAGAAGACGTCGTACCAGGAGTCCGAGCGGGTCACGGCCTATCTGGCCGGGGCCCAGGTGTGGGGCGAGGGGCCGCGGGGGGAGACCACGGGATCGGGGAAGCGCACGAACGCGGGAGCCCCCGCCGAAGCGGTGCGGCCGCCCGACGGCCTCCTCTTCGACGACTTCGCCTACACGGGTCCCGAGGACCCGGCGCTCGCCGCCAACGGCTGGGAGGTGCGCGACGGCGCGGGCGGCCCGGGCGTCGAGGACTCGTGGTCGGCGAAGGGGGTCACGTTCCCCGCCGGCGAGAAGGGCGAGGGCGGGCAGGCGCTGCGGCTGGAGGCCCGTACCGACGGCACCGAGAAGGGCACGGTGCAGTCCGAATTCCACACCGCGCGCCCGGTGTTCCGGGAAGGCACGTTCGTCGCCCGCGTGTACTTCACCGACGAACCGGTGACCGGCGAGGACGGTGATCACGCTTCCCAGTCCGTCTTCGCCATCTCGCCGGACCACAGGTCGGAGAAGTACAGCGAACTCGACTTCGAGTACATGGCGAACGGCGGCTGGGGCCGCTACGGTCCGCTTCTCGACACCACCAGCTGGCGCAACAGCGAAGAGGGCGACCGGGTCACCCAGCCCCACCAGCTGAAGCTCGGCGGCTGGCACACCCTGGCGATGACCGCGGCCGACGGCAAGGTCACCTACTCGGTGGACGGCGAGACGCTGTTCACCAGCGGGAGGAAGTACCTCCCGCGCGAGCCGATGAGCGTCAACTTCAGCAACTGGTTCATCGACCTCCCCTTCAAGGGGGAGCGTTCCTGGGAGATGAAGGTCGACTGGGTCTACCTCATGACCGGTGAGGTCGTCGCCCCGGACGAGGCGGCGAAGGCCGCCGCCGCCTACGCCGCCGCGGGCACCAGGCACGTGAACACGCTCGCGGGGAGTGACTGACCGGGCGGCGGTCAGCCCGCCTGGGCCGCCGCCGACGCCTGGGCCTCGCCGCGGCGG carries:
- a CDS encoding cellulose binding domain-containing protein, translated to MVVLLAAAGAAAYRWWPSDEESTALTVRYRTEGSTVTDAAKPWLEVVNTSGKAVDLADVTVRYHYTADDGAQFAANCVQTSLDCSKVTLRTAPAQKAGPKADRYLEIGFTGEAGTLKPGGTTQAIGLQLYRVDDKKLDQADDYSFDAEKTSYQESERVTAYLAGAQVWGEGPRGETTGSGKRTNAGAPAEAVRPPDGLLFDDFAYTGPEDPALAANGWEVRDGAGGPGVEDSWSAKGVTFPAGEKGEGGQALRLEARTDGTEKGTVQSEFHTARPVFREGTFVARVYFTDEPVTGEDGDHASQSVFAISPDHRSEKYSELDFEYMANGGWGRYGPLLDTTSWRNSEEGDRVTQPHQLKLGGWHTLAMTAADGKVTYSVDGETLFTSGRKYLPREPMSVNFSNWFIDLPFKGERSWEMKVDWVYLMTGEVVAPDEAAKAAAAYAAAGTRHVNTLAGSD